The following proteins are co-located in the Apium graveolens cultivar Ventura chromosome 5, ASM990537v1, whole genome shotgun sequence genome:
- the LOC141660408 gene encoding hevamine-A-like, with amino-acid sequence MASHLAISVAFVYSLVLLLATNSDAGGISIYWGQNGQEGTLAETCATGNYKYVNLAFLTTFGNGQTPQLNLAGHCDPYSNGCTTLSSDIKSCQAQGIKVILSIGGASGSYSLVSAADARDVATYIWNNYLGGQSASRPLGNAVLDGVDFDIEGGSSEHYDDLARYLSAYSKRGKKVYLTAAPQCPYPDAWVGGALKTGLFDYVWVQFYNNPPCQYSSSAATNLEDSWKQWTTDIPATKIFLGLPAAPDAAGSGFIPVNDLTSQVLPAIKGSSKYGGVMLWSKFYDDQSGYSASIKNHV; translated from the coding sequence ATGGCATCTCATTTAGCGATTTCGGTAGCATTTGTTTACTCACTGGTGCTATTACTTGCGACAAATTCAGATGCTGGTGGCATTTCGATATACTGGGGTCAAAACGGCCAAGAAGGAACCTTGGCAGAGACTTGTGCCACTGGGAACTACAAATATGTTAACTTGGCTTTTCTTACTACCTTCGGAAATGGCCAAACGCCTCAATTGAATCTTGCTGGCCATTGTGATCCTTACAGCAATGGCTGCACTACACTGAGCTCCGACATTAAGTCGTGTCAAGCACAAGGAATTAAAGTGATACTTTCTATAGGTGGAGCTTCTGGGAGTTACTCTCTTGTATCTGCTGCAGATGCGAGAGATGTCGCAACTTATATATGGAACAATTATCTAGGTGGGCAATCAGCTTCACGGCCTCTTGGCAATGCTGTTTTAGATGGTGTTGATTTTGATATCGAAGGAGGATCAAGCGAACACTATGATGACCTTGCTAGATACCTTTCTGCATATAGTAAGCGCGGAAAAAAAGTCTACCTAACTGCAGCTCCTCAGTGTCCTTATCCTGATGCATGGGTTGGAGGTGCCCTTAAGACTGGTCTTTTCGACTATGTTTGGGTACAATTCTACAACAATCCTCCTTGTCAGTACTCTTCCAGTGCTGCTACTAATCTCGAAGACTCGTGGAAGCAATGGACTACTGATATTCCGGCTACAAAGATCTTTCTTGGACTACCAGCAGCTCCTGATGCAGCTGGAAGTGGTTTCATCCCCGTAAATGATCTTACTTCTCAAGTGCTTCCAGCGATCAAAGGGTCATCAAAGTATGGCGGAGTCATGCTCTGGTCCAAGTTCTATGATGATCAAAGTGGATATAGCGCTTCCATCAAGAATCATGTCTAA
- the LOC141661401 gene encoding hevamine-A-like, which translates to MAYHSAISAVLLSSLVLLLAVNSDAGGISIYWGQNGQEGTLAETCASGNYKYVNLAFLTTFGNGQTPQLNLAGHCDPYSNGCTTLSSDIKSCQAQGIKVILSIGGASGSYSLVSAADARDVATYIWNNYLGGQSASRPLGDAVLDGVDFDIEGGSSEHYDDLARYLSAYSKRGKKVYLTAAPQCPYPDAWVGGALKTGLFDYVWVQFYNNPPCQYSSSAATNLEDSWKQWTTDIPATKIFLGLPAAPDAAGSGFIPVDDLTSQVLPAIKGSSKYGGVMLWSKFYDDQSGYSSSIKKHV; encoded by the coding sequence ATGGCATATCATTCAGCAATTTCGGCAGTATTACTTTCCTCACTAGTCCTATTACTAGCAGTAAATTCAGATGCTGGTGGCATTTCGATATACTGGGGTCAAAACGGACAAGAAGGAACCTTGGCAGAGACTTGTGCCTCTGGGAACTACAAATATGTTAACTTGGCTTTTCTTACTACCTTCGGAAATGGCCAAACGCCTCAATTGAATCTTGCTGGCCATTGTGATCCTTACAGCAATGGCTGCACTACACTGAGCTCCGACATTAAGTCGTGTCAAGCACAAGGAATTAAAGTGATACTTTCTATAGGTGGAGCTTCTGGGAGTTACTCTCTTGTATCTGCTGCAGATGCGAGAGATGTCGCAACTTATATATGGAATAATTATTTAGGTGGACAATCAGCTTCAAGGCCTCTTGGCGATGCTGTTTTAGACGGTGTTGATTTTGATATCGAAGGAGGATCAAGTGAACACTATGATGACCTTGCTAGATACCTTTCTGCATATAGCAAGCGCGGAAAAAAAGTCTACCTAACTGCAGCTCCTCAGTGTCCTTATCCTGATGCATGGGTCGGAGGTGCCCTTAAAACTGGACTTTTTGACTATGTTTGGGTACAATTCTACAACAACCCTCCTTGTCAGTACTCTTCCAGTGCTGCTACTAATCTCGAAGACTCATGGAAGCAATGGACTACTGATATTCCTGCTACGAAGATCTTTCTTGGACTACCAGCAGCTCCTGATGCAGCTGGAAGTGGCTTCATTCCCGTAGATGATCTCACTTCTCAAGTGCTTCCAGCAATCAAAGGGTCTTCCAAGTATGGGGGAGTTATGCTATGGTCCAAGTTCTATGATGATCAAAGTGGATACAGCTCTTCCATCAAGAAACATGTCTAA